From Pseudomonas sp. stari2:
GCTACACTCCTGAGAAGATCGCCCACGCACCATTCGGCCGTCGCAAGGAGGCTTGATGAATGATGAACTGCAACACCTGAAGAATCTTGGCAAGACGTCGGCGCAATGGCTGCATGCCGTGGGCATCCACAGCGCCTCGGATCTGCGTCGCCTGGGCGCCGTGGATGCCTATCGGGCCGTGCGCACGCGTGGGTTCCGAGCGTCGAAGGTGTTGTTGTATGCAATCGAAGGGGCGTTGATGGATGTGCACTGGAACGACATTCCCGCCGAACGCAAGGACGCTCTGAACAAACAGCTGGAAGCCATTTCCTCTCGCCACAAGAACTGACGGGCACCCACCTTCATGTATCTGCTCGGGGAACAATCGGCGCCGGCCGAAACAATGATCAACCGTTTGCAGAGCCTTCCCGGTCATTTTCTGCAGGACCTTGCACCGTGTGGGCCCCCACTGGAACTGGAGGCCAC
This genomic window contains:
- a CDS encoding TfoX/Sxy family protein yields the protein MNDELQHLKNLGKTSAQWLHAVGIHSASDLRRLGAVDAYRAVRTRGFRASKVLLYAIEGALMDVHWNDIPAERKDALNKQLEAISSRHKN